ctctaaaagaatttgttgtttctCTAGTATTCTTTTAGGGGGCTTGTAGCCGCCTTACCTTACAGTTGTCTACAACTTTTGTGGGAAAAGCTTTAACAGTAGTTTATGGGCTAAGGTTCGCTCTTGAGATGGGTTTCTTGTCCGTCATCATGGAAAGTGATTCCAAGTCGGTCATCCAAAAGTTAATCGCAAGTTCAGAAGATTTATCAGAAATTAGTGCACTTATCTATGAGGCAAAGGAGTTTTCAAAGCTATTTGTGGACCATCGATTCAACTTTATAGCAAGATCAGGGAACCAGGTTACACATGCAATGGCTCAAGATAGTATGACGAGAATGGAAGACTGTTTTTGGGTGGAGGAGGCACCAGTGTTGGTCACCGTTGCAGCCGATGAGGACAGAAGATTGCTTGACCCGTCTTAGTCCGCGCCTTGAGAAGCTTCAATTTAGGGAATTTATCAATATCTTTGTTTCCCTAACTTCTCCCCTCAAGTGTTTTGCTCGCCGTCTATTCATTGCTTCACTTGATGGCTTAGCACCGGTTAAGGTCCCTTCATGAGAGAGACCTCCTTTTGTTTGTtgatttgttttcaaattttattttgggttctatttgattttgttttttttctcttattaaaTAAGGTAATCAAATTTTctctcaaaaaaatataattgatgagtattttatatattttttttgtattgtgAAATTTACATGAGATTTCAACCCATAAcaccaacatttttaaaatagtttttacaagtattttatatttgagatttatttaatcttattatttaatatttgtaaatattttttatacatatatcaaatatttttaaaaaataacgataaatctaaaatattatacCAAAATAGATCGATACTAACACATACATGTACCAGTAAACAAACGATACATCCACTAACACAGTACTAATTACCTCACCCAAAACCTGATGACAGTTAATAGATCTTAATAGAATcattccttaatttttttttcttaatttgtgtTGATTAATATACctaaaaatttaaagtataattaAGTGTTGAATTCCATTAATTGAATTGGAAATCagtttgatttttaattcaatttttattcattaaTCAATATTAACTATAATAAGTTAACAATCTGAAAtcataataaatagatttatCAATTGTAGTACAATctaaaaatcaaatttgaatttCACCCATTATAAAAgttaataattcaaattcattttaCTACAACTTGAAATGATTTGAATCTGAAAATTACATAAGTGATTCCAACTTGTAagtaatcaaaattcaaaaaaattccaatcagtaataattttaaaattcaaaatgttcATATTAGGTTTTTTTATTAGCCAACTCGTCAGTCTTAACATTAAATGACAACTCAAATCAGTTGTGATTAACGATGATATATACTTTGGGTCAATTTATTAGATGTCTCCAAACTATAGGAGAAATTTAAAATTaggttttatttgataaattgaaaatttaagtgTTGAATAATTAAtgattgaaaaaaattaagtattgaatgtaacttataaaatatttcgtatattattgaaaattaagtatatattataattagactatttaataatgtaatttttaaattatgaaaaaatttattttacttttttatctttattttttaaaaacatttcaagttattttaaacaaggttaaattttaattaaaggataatataatgttaacaaaattaaaattaaatgaaaatattcttCATTAATTTATGAGTAACTCAAATTTCTATCAAATAGCTTTTTATGgattataaaacatattttaaaaaaattaaatcattaaaaatattaattttcaaaataaattatcaaatttcattttatatcattctaattgtttggttaaattccaacttagaatttatatatttgaaggtaatattttttgttttaattcacCAAAACTCTTgagacaaattttaaattaataactaaacTTTAAACCATATAATTCTaatctcaaaatttcttaatgtgAAACTAAGATATTACTGAATCAACCTCAAAATCCACATTATCATCATCAATCATGAAATAACATTCATGTTCATGAACATCAATATTTATCGgcataaataaaagttaaaaaagaaagTAAACAAGAGAAAATTCTTAACTATAATTTCTTTCCACCCCAATTGGGAATCATTTACATtgaagaataaaaataaacattgaactctaataaaaagagaaaaatttcaaataaataaatatatatatttatctataaaGGAAAAAACAAGaaccaaattattattttgattctaaACTGTTGTATGAGCCCATGAATCCTACCACTGATATGCTTCcatatcaaaatgaaaaattgtatTGATTTGCCTCAGGTAACATATCAAGACCCCCATAGCAGTCGTCAAAGTTGATAGAAATATCGTCGACACTTCTTGACAACGACGGCATTTGATCGACGTTGTTAGGTAAATGTCTGGTTTCCTCAGGGAACATCGTATGTGAACCATAAGTAGAATCCATAGGCAAAGTCATGATAAAATCATTAGGTTCTTGTTGCTCCATAAATAACTCTAAAGATGCTGCTTCATCATCTTTAGACTGGGATGTAAATGGCAAATACATATTGTTGCTGTTGTCGTTGCCTTCTTCGCCATTATTGTTTACGTTATGGTAGTATTGTATATTGCTTGAAGACTCGACAGCAACCGTTGCCACCTTTGTTATAGAAAAATACTGCAAAGAGAAATGCAATTAAAAGACAAACAAATAATACGAGACATTAAAAACACAATAGCTTTGTATTTTAAAGAACTGGGTGATCTTTGTTTCTCAAAAATAGTGAGAATATTTAGATGGTTTTCTTCTTACGTTATCATAAGTTAGACAAAAAGGAACGGACACTAAAAAGAAGCATTGTATGGGGAAAAGGGATCAAAATTCAACAGATTTTGTCTATATTTGAGTATTTTCTGGCAAAGGGAACGTGCACATATAGGACAAATAAATGCAGGTGTATGTAATTTCAAACTCTTTTTTGTCTAGATATCGATGGTGATAATATTCGTTACATTTACAATCAAAatcgaaataaatgcaatgtaATCAAACATGTTAAGTACTAAATGTTCTAAATTATTCGGATTTAACTTGAAAAGATTATTTAAAATTAAGCTGAGcttaaattttaaaagtgaaaCTCGGTCCAATTTGAACTGAACTTTGAAGTTTCAAGTCAAAGCTAAACTCGACtcaactcctaacttcagttacaagGGCCACAAAGATGCAGTGCACACGTGACCAATCCTAGCTGTCCTTTTGAAAGGTAAGTCTACTGCCAACACATCATCAGTTACGTGTCCATTAAAGTTATGTTATTTTGTCCATTCTAACCCTTGCTTTTTGTAGGCACATGATATTGCCAAGGAAATATAGGAAAAAGACAAGGGCATTACTGTCCTCCAGCAAAGCTAAAACCATTTTTTGCCTTTCTTTTTAATGTTCAAATCCCACATTGAATTTTTCAATAAATCTTAATTACTAAGATtaataagaaaaaacaaaaactcACAAGGTTCTTGCTTTCATCCTCATAAAGTGTAAGGGAATCTCCAGTTCCTAGTCCATTTTGCTTTACAAAATCCCCTGATGAATTGAAAAATGAGATTATAAACacaataaaatgcaaaaattcatATAACAAAAGGGtttcaaatgaacaaaaaaagtCATTAACAATGTACGGTTTACCAGTGTTTTCCAGCACATACATTCTGCTCTTATTATTGGACCAGAACCTGAGACATCAAATGAACAAatagagttaagaaataaaatttgaaacccTTTTAAAAGGTGACATCCAATAAATCTGTCTAAACCCGTTTTTCGAAAATGAGTAAAAGACGGAATGGAATCAATTTTGAGAATGAATTACTTGTATTTGAGGGTCCACATATGGTTAGAGTATACATCCTTGATCATAACTTGTATTCCTTCTTTATCAGATAGTGGTGGAAGGTTTACCTCTGCGTCTCTCTGGTTTTAAGATAAACACCATAGATAAAACATAAGATTAGAGCATAATTagtgaaaattaataataaatcagTATGCAAGATAATGATCATTCGTTTTGCAAATTAGAAGATAATTACTGCCTTGACAAGACTGTTATCTTTTCCTTTTACTGTGATGATTTTTAATGTGCGAGAATCGAGAAGTCAAGAAAGGATTAATATTAGTTATTGAACAGTGTAAAGATGACAACAATGTTGCAGTAATCAATGAGACGAAATGAAGGAATAGTTATTGGTTGGCTCTCTTTTTTTACTTATTTCTCTTCTTTCAAAATTCTTTAAAGTGGAAGAACAGGCCTTGAGATGGCCTCATGGATAATCAAGTAAATTAACCTCACCTTTGGAAGAACTATTCTCCCAAGGGACCCAACATCACTGTTCTTCAGCTCTTTCTTTAGCAACACCCTTAATCTCTGCATTATTCCAAGTTATAAACAATTTCAGTCATTAGTGAAGATAATGAAATTCAAAACTCAAAAAGATCAACAAGTTTTTCAAAAACGAACCTTGTTATCTGGTGTGCAAAACCTGTATAGATCCTTTTTGGTATCCTTGTTTTTATTTGTATCAGTGTCAGCACCAGAGTTTATCAGTCTCCTTGCATCTACTTGTGTTGAAGCCCCTGAATTAGCATTTCTTTGGAGGCTTCTTTGCCGTGCCAACTTTCTGTTAATCCTTGCAAGCCTTGTTCTATAAGGATCATTGGTTCTTCTCTCTTGTTCCTTACATACCCCAAATTCAAACCCCTTTTGCCCCGTAAAGAAAGGATACACAGGAGCCTGCTCTATGGAATGGTTGTATGGGAATTGCAGGCTCTGGTTAGGTGACAAAAGCTGTGATGGATGTTGAAACTGAGAGTTCATTGGTTCAAACATGGAGAAGTCAGAATTCTGAGACCAATCCATGTTTGAGGGGGAATGGGTGGTTGTTGTGGTGGTGATTGGGGTGGTGCTGGAGGTGGCTGTGGTGGAGAAAAAGGGAATGTAAGAATTCTCCATTAGGACAAAGGTGCAATGTGATGATGATGAGTCTAAGGGATTGCAGGGCTGGTTACGATCAGAGAAGAAGGTTGATGAGAGTGCACTACTTTCTGTGTGTTCTTCTTTTCTGTTTTGAGTGAGAACAAAGTGTGGCTCAATAAGGTCATGGGGATGTAAGATGCTTCCATTAGGGTGAGTCCAGGTGTGAAAAAAGCATGAGAAACGC
This window of the Gossypium hirsutum isolate 1008001.06 chromosome A09, Gossypium_hirsutum_v2.1, whole genome shotgun sequence genome carries:
- the LOC107889009 gene encoding B3 domain-containing transcription factor LEC2 isoform X2; the protein is MHGVLCRISPRLGPHLNQRWRQHYLKHTHWSDGYPETTFLRPLVSQPTTPLAISRYFTLVVSLLSFYLQFHGLFLSPQPIPLHHLTRFSCFFHTWTHPNGSILHPHDLIEPHFVLTQNRKEEHTESSALSSTFFSDRNQPCNPLDSSSSHCTFVLMENSYIPFFSTTATSSTTPITTTTTTHSPSNMDWSQNSDFSMFEPMNSQFQHPSQLLSPNQSLQFPYNHSIEQAPVYPFFTGQKGFEFGVCKEQERRTNDPYRTRLARINRKLARQRSLQRNANSGASTQVDARRLINSGADTDTNKNKDTKKDLYRFCTPDNKRLRVLLKKELKNSDVGSLGRIVLPKRDAEVNLPPLSDKEGIQVMIKDVYSNHMWTLKYKFWSNNKSRMYVLENTGDFVKQNGLGTGDSLTLYEDESKNLYFSITKVATVAVESSSNIQYYHNVNNNGEEGNDNSNNMYLPFTSQSKDDEAASLELFMEQQEPNDFIMTLPMDSTYGSHTMFPEETRHLPNNVDQMPSLSRSVDDISINFDDCYGGLDMLPEANQYNFSF
- the LOC107889009 gene encoding B3 domain-containing transcription factor LEC2 isoform X1 — protein: MHGVLCRISPRLGPHLNQRWRQHYLKHTHWSDGYPETTFLRPLVSQPTTPLAISRYFTLVVSLLSFYLQFHGLFLSPQPIPLHHLTRFSCFFHTWTHPNGSILHPHDLIEPHFVLTQNRKEEHTESSALSSTFFSDRNQPCNPLDSSSSHCTFVLMENSYIPFFSTTATSSTTPITTTTTTHSPSNMDWSQNSDFSMFEPMNSQFQHPSQLLSPNQSLQFPYNHSIEQAPVYPFFTGQKGFEFGVCKEQERRTNDPYRTRLARINRKLARQRSLQRNANSGASTQVDARRLINSGADTDTNKNKDTKKDLYRFCTPDNKRLRVLLKKELKNSDVGSLGRIVLPKRDAEVNLPPLSDKEGIQVMIKDVYSNHMWTLKYKFWSNNKSRMYVLENTGKPYIVNDFFCSFETLLLYEFLHFIVFIISFFNSSGDFVKQNGLGTGDSLTLYEDESKNLYFSITKVATVAVESSSNIQYYHNVNNNGEEGNDNSNNMYLPFTSQSKDDEAASLELFMEQQEPNDFIMTLPMDSTYGSHTMFPEETRHLPNNVDQMPSLSRSVDDISINFDDCYGGLDMLPEANQYNFSF